From a region of the Hippopotamus amphibius kiboko isolate mHipAmp2 chromosome 3, mHipAmp2.hap2, whole genome shotgun sequence genome:
- the TNNI2 gene encoding troponin I, fast skeletal muscle: MPSKEALSPGPQDGGKRHRAITARRQHLKSVMLQIAATELEKEESRRETEKQNYLSEHCPALHIPGSMAEVQELCKQLHAKIDAAEEEKYDMEVKVQKSTKELEDMNQKLFDLRGKFKRPPLRRVRMSADAMLKALLGSKHKVCMDLRANLKQVKKEDTEKERDLRDVGDWRKNIEEKSGMEGRKKMFESES, from the exons ATGCCCTCCAAGGAG GCTCTAAGCCCAGGACCTCAAGATGGGGGA AAGCGCCACAGGGCCATCACGGCCCGCAGACAGCACCTGAAG agtGTCATGCTCCAGATCGCGGCCACGGagctggagaaggaggagagCCGCCGTGAGACGGAGAAGCAGAACTACCTCTCCGAGCACTGCCCCGCTCTGCACATCCCTGGCTCCATGGCTGAGGTGCAG GAGCTCTGCAAACAGCTGCACGCCAAGATTGACGCGGCCGAGGAGGAGAAGTATGACATGGAGGTGAAGGTCCAGAAGAGCACCAAGGAG CTGGAGGACATGAACCAGAAGCTGTTCGACCTGAGAGGCAAGTTCAAGAGGCCCCCGCTGAGAAGGGTGCGCATGTCGGCGGATGCCATGCTGAAGGCGCTCCTGGGCTCCAAGCACAAGGTGTGCATGGACCTGCGGGCCAACCTCAAGCAGGTCAAGAAGGAGGACACCGAGAAG GAGCGGGACCTGCGAGACGTGGGCGACTGGAGGAAGAACATCGAGGAGAAGTCGGGCATGGAGGGCCGCAAGAAGATGTTCGAGTCCGAGTCCTAG
- the SYT8 gene encoding synaptotagmin-8: MGCPPDPRSTRAPAGTMAVPGLIPDLFARIPWEFWDLRERRLRGALIAAAAVAGMLIVSCLLCAICCCHRGCHRKKPRDKETVGLGSAHGSTTTHLVQPDVGNMEPDTGGPRQWGRLQLSMEYDFGSQEIKVDLKQAADLRPRGPGGTADPYARVSLSPEAGCRHETKVHRGTLCPMFEETCFFQVSAPPAELPRTTLQVQVLYYRHFSQHELLGGLCLPLVPVDPRHLLELWHPLGPPDATAEPELTGELCFSLRYVPGSGHLTMVMLEARGLSPVLAELYVKVQLMLNQRKWKKRKTSARKGTATPYFNEAFTFLVPFSQIQVGCLEEGAGEVPRSGLNWLLSFSPPTAPLPASTQNVDLVLAVWAWGLQFRAEPVCKVLLGAWASGQPLQYWADMLVHAWRPVARWHRLQPAGEVDRALALQPRLHLPWPGS; encoded by the exons ATGGGGTGCCCGCCAGACCCCCGCAGCACCCGGGCCCCGGCGGGCACCATGGCTGTACCCGGGCTCATTCCGGACCTCTTTGCCCGGATCCCCTGGGAGTTTTGGGACCTCCGAGAGAGGC ggctccgTGGGGCACTCATTGCCGCCGCGGCCGTGGCGGGCATGCTCATTGTTtcctgcctgctctgtgccatctGCTGCTGCCACCGTGGCTGCCACAGGAAGAAGCCCAGAGACAAGGAGACCGTGGGCCTGGGCAGCGCCCATGGCTCCACCACCACCCACCTG GTACAGCCGGATGTGGGCAACATGGAGCCTGACACTGGGGGGCCGCGGCAGTGGGGGCGCCTGCAGCTGTCCATGGAGTATGACTTTGGAAGCCAGGAG ATCAAGGTGGACCTCAAGCAGGCTGCGGACCTGAGGCCCAGGGGCCCGGGCGGCACGGCGGACCCCTACGCGCGTGTCAGCCTCTCCCCCGAGGCCGGGTGCAGGCACGAGACGAAGGTGCACCGTGGCACACTCTGCCCCATGTTTGAGGAGACCTGCTTCTTCCAAGTGA GTGCCCCCCCCGCGGAGCTGCCCCGGACCACCCTGCAGGTACAGGTGCTGTACTACAGGCACTTCTCCCAGCACGAGCTGCTGGGTGGCCTCTGTCTCCCACTGGTCCCCGTGGACCCACGGCACCTCCTGGAGCTCTGGCACCCACTGGGCCCACCCGATGCCACCGCCGAG CCTGAGCTGACGGGGGAGCTGTGCTTCTCACTCCGGTATGTGCCCGGCTCGGGCCACCTGACCATGGTCATGCTGGAGGCCCGAGGCCTGAGCCCAGTGCTGGCAG AGCTCTACGTGAAGGTCCAGCTTATGCTGAACCAGAGAaagtggaagaagagaaagacGTCTGCCAGGAAGGGCACGGCCACCCCTTACTTTAATGAGGCCTTCACCTTCCTTGTGCCCTTCAGCCAGATCCAGgtgggctgcctggaggagggggcaggggaggtacCTCGCTCAGGGCTAAACTGGCTGCTGTCTTTCTCCCCTCCCACCGCACCTCTGCCTGCCTCTACCCAGAACGTGGATCTTGTGCTGGCTGTCTGGGCCTGGGGCCTGCAGTTCCGGGCCGAGCCCGTGTGCAAGGTTCTCCTGGGTGCCTGGGCCTCTGGCCAGCCCCTACAGTATTGGGCAGACATGCTTGTCCACGCCTGGCGGCCTGTCGCCCGGTGGCACCGCCTGCAGCCAGCCGGGGAGGTGGACCGGGCCCTGGCCTTGCAGCCCCGCCTGCACCTGCCCTGGCCTggctcctga